Proteins from a single region of Sebastes umbrosus isolate fSebUmb1 chromosome 8, fSebUmb1.pri, whole genome shotgun sequence:
- the LOC119493067 gene encoding LOW QUALITY PROTEIN: zinc metalloproteinase-disintegrin-like brevilysin H2a (The sequence of the model RefSeq protein was modified relative to this genomic sequence to represent the inferred CDS: substituted 1 base at 1 genomic stop codon), producing the protein MYTSYSLIRASICSITVTVCTWTMAPTVLLWLLILIASLKPSESHGHDFEEVKDYEVVRPVRLHTVRKRHAEHLRPETVKYGMTVGGRDIELQLERNKELLTKDYTETYYQEDGTRVTTTPNDVDHCYYHGSIVNDSQSSVSISTCDGLRGYFRTSAQRYLIEPLSGGDEGDHAVMTVDDKNSTPAVCGVTNTSWSDDFEPQTSRSRSRSVGIVQKQKYLELYLVADNRAYVKMNRDRTAMRNRIFEVVNFVNMAYKPLRTFVALVGLEIWSSRDLISVTPPAEANLDAFMNWRNSELVKRKKHDNAHLISGINFEGNTVGLAFIGTLCSGHSVGVVQDHNDRAIAVGATLAHEMGHNLGMRHDDSSGCACSGDSCIMAAALSRNIPRTFSSCSTNSYEKYLLNRSPSCLLDKPDYSTLEAPSFCGNGFVEKGEQCDCGSLEECTNPCCNATSCTLKEGSQCAEGECCKDCKISPRSTECRRRQDECDLAEFCDGKNATCPEDVFTVNGVSCDGGLGYCYNGQCPQRPNQCVNLYGSTATDAPSCYNLNTGGTEFAFCRRPDENTYIPCQPEDVFCGKLFCHGGNDNPEYGHMVRGTCKAAFFGDYTKDYGQVDTGTKCGDGKVCSQNECMELQTAYRNTNCSAKCSGNAVCNHRSECQCEPGWMPPRCNSKDASLSPLSTGATIAIAVIVIPVVLGIIAGVVGFICKNXQSPTLPT; encoded by the exons ATGTACACCTCATATAGCCTGATCAGAGCATCCATCTGCTCTATTACAGTGACTGTCTGCACTTGGACAATGGCGCCAACGGTCTTATTGTGGCTCCTCATCCTAATTGCCTCGCTCAAGCCCTCAG AAAGCCACGGTCACGACTTTGAAGAGGTGAAGGACTATGAGGTGGTTCGACCCGTCAGACTTCACACAGTTAGAAAGAGACATGCAGAG CATCTCAGGCCAGAGACTGTTAAGTATGGAATGACGGTGGGAGGACGAGACATTGAATTGCAACTCGAAagaaataa GGAATTACTCACCAAAGACTACACTGAGACTTACTACCAAGAAGATGGGACTCGAGTCACCACAACTCCAAATGACGTC GATCACTGCTACTATCATGGCAGCATTGTGAACGACAGCCAATCATCTGTCAGCATCAGCACTTGTGATGGACTCAG GGGTTACTTCAGAACGTCAGCCCAGAGGTACCTGATTGAGCCACTCTCTGGCGGCGATGAGGGGGACCACGCGGTGATGACCGTTGATGACAAGAACTCCACACCTGCAGTGTGCGGCGTCACCAACACCAGCTGGAGTGACGACTTTGAACCCCAAACGAGCCGGAGCCGCTCCAGATCAGTG GGTATCGTCCAGAAACAGAAATACCTTGAGCTCTACCTTGTTGCTGATAACCGTGCG TACGTGAAGATGAATCGAGATCGGACAGCGATGAGAAACAGGATATTTGAAGTTGTCAACTTCGTCAATATG GCCTACAAGCCTCTGAGGACCTTCGTTGCTCTGGTGGGGCTGGAGATCTGGTCCAGTCGTGACTTGATCTCTGTGACCCCCCCGGCCGAGGCCAACCTGGACGCTTTCATGAATTGGAGGAACTCTGAGCTGGTGAAGAGGAAAAAGCACGACAACGCACATCTCATCAG tggtaTTAACTTTGAAGGAAACACCGTGGGGCTGGCTTTCATTGGGACTCTTTGCTCAGGTCACTCTGTTGGAGTTGTACAG GATCACAATGACCGGGCCATTGCAGTGGGAGCAACTCTGGCCCATGAGATGGGCCATAACCTGGGCATGAGACACGATGACTCCAGCGGCTGTGCTTGTTCTGGTGATAGCTGCATCATGGCTGCAGCGCTCAG CCGGAATATTCCTCGGAccttcagcagctgcagcaccaACAGCTATGAGAAATACTTGCTGAACCGCAGCCCGAGCTGCCTGCTGGACAAACCAGACTACAGCACGCTGGAGGCCCCGTCGTTCTGCGGCAACGGCTTCGTGGAGAAAGGAGAACAGTGTGACTGTGGCAGCTTGGAG GAGTGCACCAACCCGTGCTGCAACGCCACCAGCTGCACACTGAAGGAGGGCTCACAGTGTGCTGAGGGAGAGTGCTGCAAAGACTGTAAG ATCTCGCCTCGGTCCACGGAGTGTCGCCGGCGGCAGGATGAATGTGACCTGGCAGAGTTCTGTGACGGGAAGAACGCCACCTGTCCCGAGGACGTGTTTACTGTGAATGGCGTCTCGTGTGATGGAGGTCTGGGGTACTGCTACAACGGCCAGTGTCCACAGAGGCCAAACCAGTGTGTCAACCTGTATGGATCTA CTGCTACAGACGCTCCGTCCTGCTACAACCTGAACACCGGAGGAACCGAGTTCGCCTTCTGCAGACGCCCCGATGAAAACACATACATCCCCTGTCAGCCAGA AGATGTGTTTTGTGGGAAGCTCTTCTGCCACGGCGGTAATGACAACCCAGAATACGGCCACATGGTCAGAGGCACCTGCAAGGCCGCCTTCTTTGGAGACTACACCAAAGACTACGGCCAGGTGGACACCGGCACTAAATGTGGGGATGGAAAG GTGTGCAGCCAGAATGAGTGCATGGAGCTTCAGACAGCgtacagaaacacaaactgttCAGCAAAATGCAGCGGCAACGCT GTATGTAATCACAGAAGTGAGTGCCAGTGTGAGCCTGGCTGGATGCCTCCTCGCTGCAACTCCAAGGATGCGTCTTTGAGTCCTCTTTCTACCG GAGCAACTATTGCTATCGCAGTGATTGTTATACCAGTGGTTTTAGGTATCATAGCTGGTGTGGTCGGATTCATCTGTAAAAATTGACAAAGTCCCACGCTGCCAACGTAA